Part of the Candidatus Krumholzibacteriota bacterium genome is shown below.
TCGAGCAAGATAGGCCTGATAAGGAATCTGCTCGATAAGGTCGACAGGATCATTATTGGAGGAGGGATGGCTTTTACCTTTTTCAAAGCCGCGGGACTGGAGATCGGCGATTCGCTTCTCGATGAGGATTACGTCGATATGTGTCGTGAGATAATGGAAAAATCAGGTAAGGGAGCGTCAAAGCAGATTTTCCTGCCTGTCGATTGTGTCGTCGCCGACCATGTCAGCAATAATGCCGATCACAAGACCGTTTCCACCGGTGGGATTCCCGAGGGATGGACGGGGGTCGATATCGGAGACAGCACGATATCGATCTTTACTGAAGAGATCCTGGGCGCGGGCACAGTCTTCTGGAACGGACCGATGGGGGTCTTCGAAATACCTGACTTTTCCAACGGGACGAGGATGATAGCCCGGGCGATAGTCGAAGCGACTGCAAAGGGCGTTGTCAGCGTAATCGGAGGAGGGGACAGCGCCGCGGCGCTTAACCAGCTCGGACTTGCCGGCAAGGTATCGCATCTATCGACCGGTGGCGGTGCTTCTCTTGAATTCCTTGAAGGAAAGATCCTCCCCGGGGTAGTGCCTCTTGATGACAAGACCGGGGAAATAGGATCGGGAAAGATGGAGAAGAGGGGCGAACATGCGTAAGAGGATCATCGCGGGCAACTGGAAAATGAATATGGATCATATAGAGGGAAGATCTCTGGCTTCAAGTATCCTCGAAGGGATCGATGGCAGGGAGCTTCCCTGCCAGATCGTCCTGATACCTCCTTTTACCACTCTGCAGGCTGTCTCCGGCGTCGTGGCCGGCTCTGTAATAGAGACAGGTGCCCAGGACCTCTGGTACGAGGATGATGGCGCGTTTACCGGGGAGATATCGGGATCGATGATCTCCTCTCTCGGTTGCCGATATGTGCTGGTCGGTCACTCGGAAAGAAGGCATATTCTCGGGGAAAAACCACGGTTACTTTCCCTTAAACTCATGGCGGCCCTCAGAGCGGGGCTTATCCCGATCTATTGCGTCGGGGAAGTAGAAAAGGAACGAGAGGACGGAAGAGAAGAAGAGGTGGTCGATAAACAGATAAGGGAGGTCCTCGGAGACCTCGGTCCAGAGGATATCTCGAGAGTCATCATCGCCTACGAGCCTGTCTGGGCGATCGGTACTGGAAAGACGGCGACTCCCGATGACGCGTCTCGGATGCACGCCTTTATCCGCCGCGTGATCGGCGGGATATTCGATGATGAGACGGCCAGTCGGATGATGATCCTCTACGGGGGGAGCGTAAAATCCGCCAACGCGGCCGCTCTGCTCGGATGTGATGATATCGACGGGGCTCTGGTAGGAGGAGCATCTCTCGAGGTTGAGAATTTTCTCGGCATAGTCTTTCCGTGAAGGCCCCAGGCGACCCCCGAATCAAGATCCGAGGAGACCGGTTGTCCTGTTTTGCCCTCAAAACGCTCCCCGGATCGCGGCGAGACCGTTTTTATATATCCTGTATGATATTTTTGTTTGACTGGGACCGGTTTTTTAATTAAACTTCTCTTTTGAAGGTCAACAGGTTAAAGGCTGGTGTAACGATGTTGTTCAATATATTTGTGATTGTTCACGCGATCTCCTGTTTTTTTCTCATCCTCGTTGTACTGATGCAATCGAGTAAGGGAGGCGGCCTTTCGGGCGCTTTCGGAGGCGGTGGCGGACAGGCTATCATGGGTGGACGCGAGACTGCCACGTTCCTCAGTAAAGCAACGACTTATCTTGCTGTAATATTT
Proteins encoded:
- a CDS encoding phosphoglycerate kinase, giving the protein MLKKTLRDVDLGGRRVLMRVDFNVPLSADGDVSDDTRIRAALPSIEYAAARGASIVLMSHLGRPKGVKKSSLSLKIIAYHLGEMTKYPVKFVGDCIGEEVDEKVKSLKAGEILLLENIRFYEEETKNDPDFAFKLSKYGDIYVNDAFGTAHRAHASTEGVTHYFKDKVAGFLMEKELTTLDRLIADPARPFVAILGGAKVSSKIGLIRNLLDKVDRIIIGGGMAFTFFKAAGLEIGDSLLDEDYVDMCREIMEKSGKGASKQIFLPVDCVVADHVSNNADHKTVSTGGIPEGWTGVDIGDSTISIFTEEILGAGTVFWNGPMGVFEIPDFSNGTRMIARAIVEATAKGVVSVIGGGDSAAALNQLGLAGKVSHLSTGGGASLEFLEGKILPGVVPLDDKTGEIGSGKMEKRGEHA
- a CDS encoding triose-phosphate isomerase is translated as MRKRIIAGNWKMNMDHIEGRSLASSILEGIDGRELPCQIVLIPPFTTLQAVSGVVAGSVIETGAQDLWYEDDGAFTGEISGSMISSLGCRYVLVGHSERRHILGEKPRLLSLKLMAALRAGLIPIYCVGEVEKEREDGREEEVVDKQIREVLGDLGPEDISRVIIAYEPVWAIGTGKTATPDDASRMHAFIRRVIGGIFDDETASRMMILYGGSVKSANAAALLGCDDIDGALVGGASLEVENFLGIVFP